The following coding sequences are from one SAR86 cluster bacterium window:
- a CDS encoding MAPEG family protein, which yields MSTEIFLPIFYMLILTSAVFLFNTIIRFKDVLIDKGHRGSELYGLSLPSSASNITKQGDRNLVNLFEFPIFFYTVCVSIYITGKVDGYFVLLAYWFVGFRVLHSLYHIFINGFLGALPIRALFFVPSWAIVVWMWFRFIQML from the coding sequence ATGAGTACAGAAATTTTCTTACCAATTTTTTATATGCTGATTTTAACTTCAGCTGTTTTTTTATTTAATACCATCATTAGATTTAAAGACGTTTTAATTGATAAAGGGCATAGAGGCTCTGAGTTATATGGATTATCTCTTCCTTCGTCAGCAAGCAACATAACTAAACAAGGGGATAGAAATTTAGTAAACCTTTTTGAATTCCCAATATTTTTTTATACGGTTTGCGTTTCGATTTATATAACCGGAAAAGTTGACGGTTATTTTGTCTTATTAGCTTATTGGTTTGTAGGCTTTAGAGTGTTGCATAGTCTTTATCACATTTTTATAAATGGATTCTTAGGAGCATTACCCATAAGAGCTTTATTTTTTGTTCCCAGTTGGGCAATAGTAGTGTGGATGTGGTTTAGATTTATTCAGATGCTTTGA
- a CDS encoding S9 family peptidase, with amino-acid sequence MPAPKPKKIPKILEAHEDLRTDNYYWLRDDTRKNPEILSYLEEENKYCEEWFVNGVDYRKEIYDELVNSIPKEEISLKIKKNDFYYFSKMKSDEQYPVYFREKETVEEEILNVNELGKDLDYYQISGVSPSPNNNIIAYGEDKNGRREYTVKFKDLRSDSLLIDELQNTSGNISWGNDEYIYYALKDPKTLISNKVFRHKLGESQKDDFLIYEELDDQFNLSISKSRTDRYIYINSSKTESNEIWIIDLENILEEPKCLLERSDKHLYYVEDTPESFYALSNKNDRINFCLLNFKKENFGNYSDWKIVLEHNDQILLEDFVCFPGLIFLDIREDGLPKILKLNVEDLSQDLIDFPDEAYSCYISANPKYDSDEFLFGYTSLRKPSSVFSLNLKTFEKKEIWRSEVLNFDENLFEIKREKIISRDGIKVPNSLVYKKGIDLKKAPILMYGYGSYGSIIDASFRKTMLPLLNRGFIFCISHIRGGSEMGRQWYEDGKMFKKKNTFYDFIDSTKGLTQKGIGDPKNIFALGGSAGGLLMGAVINYEPELYKGIISAVPFVDVLTTMSDESIPLTTFEYKEWGNPKNKEEYDYIKSYSPYDNIKKQNYPTVFVTSSLFDSQVQYYEPAKYVPKLRENSSSENPIIMKMNLIGGHAGKSGRLNALEESAQDNAFFLKLYEKDNK; translated from the coding sequence ATGCCAGCACCCAAACCAAAGAAAATACCTAAAATTCTTGAAGCTCATGAAGATTTAAGAACTGATAATTATTATTGGTTAAGAGACGATACTAGAAAAAATCCAGAAATATTGAGTTATCTTGAAGAAGAAAATAAATACTGCGAAGAGTGGTTTGTTAATGGAGTTGATTACAGGAAAGAAATATATGACGAATTAGTTAACTCAATACCCAAAGAAGAAATTTCTCTTAAGATTAAGAAAAATGATTTTTATTATTTTTCAAAAATGAAGTCAGACGAACAATATCCTGTTTATTTTCGTGAAAAAGAAACTGTAGAAGAAGAAATATTAAATGTTAATGAACTAGGAAAAGATTTAGATTACTATCAAATTTCTGGTGTTTCGCCCTCCCCAAACAACAATATAATTGCTTATGGTGAAGACAAAAACGGAAGACGAGAATATACCGTTAAATTTAAAGATCTAAGGTCCGATAGTTTACTTATCGATGAATTACAAAATACTTCCGGTAATATTTCCTGGGGGAATGATGAATACATTTATTACGCACTGAAAGATCCCAAAACTCTTATTTCCAACAAAGTTTTTCGTCACAAACTTGGCGAGTCCCAAAAGGATGATTTTCTTATTTATGAGGAATTAGATGATCAATTCAATTTATCAATTTCAAAATCACGCACCGACCGCTATATTTATATCAATTCAAGCAAGACTGAATCTAATGAAATATGGATCATTGATCTTGAAAATATTCTAGAAGAGCCTAAATGTCTTCTAGAAAGGTCTGATAAGCATTTATATTATGTAGAAGATACACCTGAATCTTTCTATGCTTTATCCAATAAAAATGATCGCATAAATTTTTGTCTTTTGAATTTTAAAAAAGAAAATTTTGGTAATTATTCTGATTGGAAAATAGTTCTTGAGCACAATGATCAAATATTATTGGAAGATTTTGTTTGTTTTCCAGGTTTGATCTTTCTGGACATTAGAGAAGATGGATTGCCGAAAATTCTTAAACTTAATGTGGAGGATTTATCTCAAGATCTAATAGATTTTCCCGATGAAGCCTATAGTTGTTATATCTCAGCAAACCCAAAATACGATTCTGATGAATTTTTGTTCGGTTATACCAGCCTAAGAAAACCGAGTTCGGTATTTTCTCTGAATCTAAAAACTTTTGAAAAAAAGGAAATTTGGCGGTCAGAAGTTTTGAATTTTGATGAAAATCTTTTTGAAATAAAAAGAGAAAAGATTATTTCGAGAGATGGAATAAAAGTTCCTAATTCTTTAGTTTATAAAAAAGGTATAGATTTAAAAAAAGCCCCTATCCTAATGTACGGTTATGGTTCTTATGGAAGCATTATTGATGCAAGTTTTAGAAAAACTATGCTACCGCTACTGAACAGAGGATTTATTTTTTGTATTTCACATATTAGAGGAGGCTCAGAAATGGGCCGTCAGTGGTATGAGGATGGGAAGATGTTCAAGAAAAAAAATACTTTTTATGATTTTATTGATTCCACAAAAGGATTAACTCAAAAAGGCATTGGAGATCCAAAAAATATTTTTGCTTTAGGCGGAAGTGCTGGAGGATTACTCATGGGAGCTGTAATTAATTATGAGCCAGAACTATATAAAGGAATAATTTCTGCTGTTCCCTTCGTCGACGTATTGACCACGATGTCCGATGAATCAATTCCATTGACTACTTTTGAATACAAAGAATGGGGAAATCCAAAAAATAAAGAAGAATACGACTACATAAAGTCTTATTCGCCATACGACAATATAAAAAAGCAAAATTACCCTACTGTTTTTGTTACAAGTAGTTTATTTGATTCTCAAGTTCAATATTATGAGCCGGCAAAGTATGTCCCCAAATTAAGAGAGAACAGCTCATCAGAAAACCCTATAATCATGAAGATGAATCTTATAGGCGGTCATGCTGGAAAGAGTGGAAGGCTTAATGCACTTGAAGAATCTGCTCAAGACAATGCTTTCTTCTTGAAATTGTATGAAAAAGATAACAAATAA
- a CDS encoding EAL domain-containing protein, translated as MRIIEAEQAKYLIKSLQHHPSPYIIFDKSNGVEWLNNSAQYIFSLENDESISIGNISSINKNSVNNEIASSFDTDIEIKLRNIEFYLRTRIHEIPFDTNSSFFLIEALANSEAALDALKETISCLENDRISMAFQKQVDIETGKIVGVESLLRLLDEKGNIISNDKLIPLVEGEHLFSLVVLASLKKLKEFFPKEQKKFCWHR; from the coding sequence ATGAGAATAATTGAAGCAGAACAAGCTAAATACTTAATCAAATCTCTTCAGCATCATCCAAGTCCCTATATTATTTTTGATAAATCTAATGGGGTTGAGTGGCTTAATAACTCAGCACAATACATATTTAGCCTTGAAAACGACGAATCTATTTCAATTGGGAACATCAGTAGCATTAATAAGAATTCTGTTAATAACGAGATTGCTAGCTCATTTGATACTGACATAGAGATTAAACTAAGAAATATAGAGTTTTATTTGAGAACTAGAATTCATGAGATTCCTTTTGATACAAATTCATCTTTTTTTCTTATTGAAGCTCTTGCAAATTCTGAAGCTGCTTTAGATGCACTAAAAGAAACAATAAGCTGTCTAGAAAACGATCGCATCAGCATGGCCTTTCAAAAACAAGTAGATATAGAAACAGGAAAAATTGTTGGAGTTGAGTCTCTTTTAAGGTTATTAGATGAAAAGGGAAATATTATTTCAAATGATAAATTAATACCTCTCGTTGAAGGAGAACATTTGTTTTCTTTGGTTGTCCTAGCTTCGTTAAAAAAACTTAAAGAGTTTTTTCCAAAGGAGCAGAAAAAATTCTGTTGGCACAGATAA
- a CDS encoding glutathione S-transferase family protein has protein sequence MPDLILYHNGPSTCSQKIRLILGLKDLAYESKLIDLQAGEQHDPDYVKINPNHVVPTLVYKGKIFIESSLILEFLEDEFPEISARPSTAEEIHSMRLWLKTTDAYHLHGGSITYGIAVRNILIQKPKDELEKEINDIPDLIKRNNRRDLIENGLKAECVIEGLKQSKILMDSLEENFKNSDWFTGSKFGLADAAVFPYVLRWEQLSLMNYCSESTHPHINNWFNKIKKLPFYEKQITSYLPMPLIDALKQFSLNQKEELDSLFESFN, from the coding sequence ATGCCTGATTTGATTCTTTACCACAACGGTCCTTCAACTTGTTCACAAAAAATAAGACTAATACTTGGATTAAAAGACCTTGCCTACGAATCTAAATTGATCGATCTACAAGCAGGAGAACAACACGATCCTGATTATGTAAAAATAAATCCTAATCATGTCGTGCCTACATTGGTCTACAAGGGAAAAATTTTTATCGAATCGTCCCTGATTTTAGAATTTCTTGAGGATGAATTTCCAGAAATATCTGCGAGGCCTTCTACAGCAGAGGAGATTCATTCAATGCGCCTTTGGTTAAAAACAACAGATGCGTATCATCTTCATGGAGGCTCGATAACCTATGGCATAGCGGTTAGAAATATATTGATTCAAAAACCTAAAGATGAATTAGAAAAAGAAATAAATGATATTCCAGATTTAATTAAAAGAAATAATCGTAGAGATCTCATTGAAAATGGACTTAAAGCAGAATGCGTTATCGAAGGATTAAAACAATCAAAAATCCTTATGGATTCATTGGAAGAAAATTTTAAAAATTCAGATTGGTTTACGGGATCAAAGTTTGGATTAGCAGATGCAGCTGTATTTCCTTACGTCTTGAGATGGGAGCAATTGTCTCTCATGAATTACTGCAGTGAGTCTACACACCCACATATTAATAATTGGTTTAACAAGATTAAAAAACTTCCCTTCTATGAAAAACAAATAACATCTTATCTTCCAATGCCTTTAATAGATGCTTTGAAACAATTTAGTTTGAATCAAAAAGAAGAATTAGATAGTCTTTTTGAGTCATTTAATTAA
- a CDS encoding glutaredoxin: MIEIWSKPQCPFCDKAENLCIQKDLEYKKYMLDVDFTRDEFMQKFPTARTFPQILVDGDLVGGYTEFAATF, translated from the coding sequence ATGATAGAAATTTGGTCAAAACCTCAATGTCCTTTTTGCGATAAAGCTGAAAATCTTTGCATACAAAAAGATCTAGAGTATAAAAAATACATGCTAGACGTTGATTTCACTAGAGATGAATTCATGCAAAAATTTCCTACCGCAAGAACTTTCCCTCAAATATTAGTTGATGGAGATTTAGTTGGTGGTTATACAGAGTTTGCTGCAACCTTTTAA
- a CDS encoding bacterioferritin: MKELNKEKVCDVLNQIMEFELAGVVRYTHSSLMVVGPHRIPIVQFLQEQASESLTHAQTAGEFLTGLDGHPSQKISKILETNDHSIKGILEESLEHEMAALDLYKELLMIVEGSSIYLEEYTRNLIGQEEQHQLELRKMLKDFS; the protein is encoded by the coding sequence TTGAAAGAGTTAAACAAAGAAAAAGTCTGTGATGTATTAAATCAAATTATGGAGTTTGAACTTGCAGGAGTTGTAAGATACACCCATTCTTCCTTGATGGTGGTTGGACCTCATAGAATTCCGATTGTTCAATTTCTACAAGAACAAGCCTCCGAATCCCTTACGCATGCACAAACTGCTGGTGAATTTTTAACCGGTTTGGATGGTCATCCAAGCCAAAAAATTTCTAAGATTCTAGAAACAAATGATCATAGTATTAAAGGGATTCTGGAAGAAAGTTTAGAACATGAGATGGCAGCGTTAGACTTGTATAAAGAGCTATTAATGATTGTTGAAGGATCATCAATTTATCTCGAAGAATATACTAGGAACTTAATTGGTCAAGAGGAACAACATCAACTTGAGCTTAGAAAAATGCTAAAAGATTTTAGTTAA
- a CDS encoding Sir2 family NAD-dependent protein deacetylase, with amino-acid sequence MLKEFLRNSVYPVFFTGAGISTNSGIPDFRGPKGFWKNNTPIYFQDFIDSKISRIKYWEQSINFKSNFGSFKPNEGHYAISKIIQTKGQGHCITQNVDNLHQAGGLADENVTEIHGNATYAVCLECKDKSQLEEIHKSFKRNSEPPLCKKCGGYIKTATISFGQPMPLIEMQRAQEEAFKADLFVVVGSSLVVYPAASLPLIAKENGAKFVIINNEETDFDNLADLVINDDISKVFKEALN; translated from the coding sequence ATGCTCAAAGAATTTCTTAGAAATTCTGTTTATCCGGTTTTTTTCACTGGAGCAGGCATTAGCACCAATTCAGGAATACCAGATTTTAGAGGTCCTAAAGGATTTTGGAAAAACAATACGCCAATTTATTTTCAGGATTTTATCGATTCAAAGATTTCAAGAATAAAGTATTGGGAACAAAGCATTAACTTTAAAAGCAATTTTGGTTCTTTTAAACCCAACGAGGGTCATTACGCAATCAGTAAAATTATACAAACGAAAGGGCAAGGCCATTGCATTACACAAAACGTTGATAATTTACATCAAGCTGGGGGGTTAGCAGATGAAAATGTGACGGAAATTCATGGCAATGCAACTTATGCAGTGTGCCTTGAATGTAAAGATAAATCTCAATTAGAAGAAATTCATAAAAGTTTTAAAAGAAATTCTGAACCGCCTTTATGTAAAAAATGTGGAGGTTATATAAAAACAGCTACAATTTCTTTCGGCCAGCCAATGCCTCTAATAGAAATGCAAAGGGCTCAAGAGGAAGCTTTTAAAGCCGATCTTTTTGTTGTGGTTGGTTCCTCTCTTGTGGTTTACCCAGCTGCATCATTACCCTTAATTGCAAAGGAAAATGGAGCTAAGTTTGTCATCATAAATAATGAGGAAACTGATTTTGATAATCTAGCAGACTTAGTTATAAATGATGATATTTCAAAAGTATTTAAGGAGGCGCTAAATTGA
- a CDS encoding DUF5916 domain-containing protein, giving the protein MSQKIIYFFISILLISNAFSITIDGDLSDDEWSNAETLEGFLTVFPDTLEKPKYKTEVKYFTDNKGIYFGITNYQPKSTQVIERHQRDSFYANADRNYVMIDFDNNASVGYEFTVTLGDSIRDSIFVDENEFSDNWDAIWYAKTKSYEDFWISEYFIPWGVAPLIAEDGPFRNIKISVARWAFGQNEVYNTPGLNLFKSPFLSKFTTIKVKNYKNQTNKLDFFPYASLTNNFIENNRKINIGGEIFWDLDQKSKIDLTLNPDFGQVESDDVIVNFSAIETFYPDKRPFFIENQTLFDVTGYNLRFINTRRIGGIPDKCSETAESHKGECSDSLIDTTDINYALRYTRRDKVNEFGIFSAFEDDSLYSDGRDFLALRYRLNRDYLNTKLGYLHTSVDRPSIDRKAHTHTLDYDLKPTKSSRFYGWISQVDTSEKNIDKTGYGVRTIFTNRFSERLFTLFFLNYLDEDFNINDMGYLEQYGNTYLGGVLTYNLPNNNPNSAISQQTYFLQIGYGRSTQGYGGGTGFNLKYELSFKDSSRLEMECKCSLIRGKDYVETRNYVESPFIESLGDNELILNYSTQRTGMFQHRFKVGYLTGGYESISKSFDLREEGHTLGYSFSVKFSENLKIFVSPIEYQRQSNWNIWKRENLFAYYDKEMISSGLNIDWFIGDRQEIRVKGKIYGIKGKRPRPYRVNVNGYLGSSEDEINSLELSETAFQVRYKYQFAPLSDLYVVYTRGGKYANLQTNQFEKIYSGAWSNQNLDKFIIKLRYKL; this is encoded by the coding sequence ATGTCACAAAAAATAATTTATTTTTTTATCAGCATATTATTAATTTCTAATGCCTTCAGTATTACTATTGATGGAGATCTATCCGATGACGAATGGTCAAACGCAGAAACTTTAGAAGGTTTTCTAACCGTTTTCCCTGATACTTTAGAAAAACCTAAGTATAAAACTGAAGTTAAATATTTTACTGATAACAAAGGCATATATTTTGGGATAACTAATTATCAACCAAAAAGTACCCAGGTTATCGAAAGACATCAAAGAGATAGTTTTTACGCAAATGCAGACAGAAACTATGTGATGATTGATTTTGATAATAATGCCAGTGTGGGTTATGAATTCACCGTTACTTTAGGAGATTCCATAAGAGATTCAATTTTTGTAGATGAAAACGAATTTTCTGATAATTGGGATGCTATTTGGTATGCAAAAACTAAAAGTTATGAAGATTTTTGGATTTCTGAATATTTTATCCCTTGGGGCGTGGCTCCGTTAATTGCTGAAGATGGTCCATTTCGAAACATTAAAATATCAGTTGCTAGATGGGCTTTTGGCCAGAATGAAGTCTACAACACACCAGGATTAAACCTTTTTAAATCGCCTTTTTTATCTAAATTCACAACGATAAAAGTTAAAAATTATAAAAATCAAACAAACAAATTAGACTTTTTTCCTTACGCCAGTTTAACGAACAACTTTATTGAAAATAATAGAAAAATTAATATTGGAGGGGAGATTTTTTGGGATTTAGATCAAAAATCAAAAATCGACCTTACTCTTAACCCAGATTTTGGACAAGTAGAGAGTGATGATGTAATTGTAAATTTTTCTGCAATCGAAACTTTTTATCCTGATAAAAGACCTTTTTTCATTGAAAATCAAACTTTGTTCGATGTAACAGGCTACAACTTAAGATTTATTAACACCAGAAGAATTGGTGGAATCCCTGATAAATGTTCAGAAACTGCGGAAAGTCATAAAGGAGAATGCTCAGATAGTTTAATCGACACAACAGATATAAATTATGCGCTCAGATACACTCGCAGAGATAAGGTAAATGAATTTGGCATTTTTAGTGCCTTTGAAGACGATTCTCTTTATTCTGATGGAAGAGATTTTCTTGCTTTAAGGTATAGACTCAACAGAGATTATTTAAATACCAAATTAGGTTATCTCCATACCTCTGTTGATAGGCCTAGTATTGATAGAAAAGCACACACTCACACTCTAGACTACGACTTAAAACCAACTAAATCTTCAAGATTTTATGGTTGGATCAGTCAAGTTGATACGTCCGAAAAAAATATTGATAAGACTGGATACGGAGTTAGAACAATTTTTACAAATAGATTTTCCGAAAGGTTGTTTACTTTATTTTTTTTAAATTATTTAGACGAGGATTTCAATATTAATGACATGGGTTATTTAGAACAATATGGAAACACCTACCTTGGCGGTGTATTAACTTATAACCTTCCAAATAACAATCCGAATTCAGCCATATCTCAACAAACTTATTTTCTTCAAATAGGTTATGGAAGATCTACTCAGGGCTATGGGGGAGGTACAGGTTTTAATCTTAAATATGAATTAAGTTTCAAAGATAGTTCAAGATTAGAAATGGAATGCAAATGTTCTTTAATCAGAGGAAAAGACTACGTTGAAACCAGAAATTATGTTGAATCTCCCTTTATAGAATCTTTAGGAGATAACGAATTGATTCTAAATTATTCGACACAAAGAACAGGGATGTTTCAACATAGATTTAAAGTTGGCTATTTAACTGGGGGATATGAGTCAATAAGTAAAAGTTTTGATCTTCGAGAGGAAGGCCATACATTGGGATACAGTTTTTCAGTGAAATTTTCCGAAAATCTAAAAATTTTTGTCAGCCCAATAGAATATCAACGTCAATCAAATTGGAATATTTGGAAGAGAGAAAATCTTTTCGCATACTACGATAAAGAAATGATCAGTTCAGGCTTAAATATAGATTGGTTTATTGGCGATCGGCAGGAGATAAGAGTAAAAGGTAAGATCTATGGAATAAAAGGGAAAAGACCTAGACCTTATAGGGTAAATGTTAACGGATACTTAGGTTCTTCAGAAGATGAGATAAATTCACTTGAGTTATCGGAGACAGCTTTTCAGGTTAGATACAAATATCAATTTGCACCTTTATCAGATCTTTACGTTGTCTATACCAGAGGTGGAAAGTATGCAAATCTTCAAACCAATCAATTTGAAAAGATATATTCTGGCGCCTGGTCAAATCAAAATTTAGATAAATTTATCATTAAATTAAGATATAAACTTTAG
- a CDS encoding trypsin-like serine protease — MKKITNKILIIFAILNCNFSLAIIFNDSMGDVKTTFNSDNEFPYVGLNVIYYGENAISSCSATLINPRTVISAAHCIPETSTNGTTYNSVFMLGNDLRDASQPLYGNLATIRPDKAVTAGSNIFNEKYFENGGRGGSAYDLTIMSLDTPIYLDSFPSLPNSTPKVGDKVAIVGYGIIGYGSSGYDYDNPADENLADYKRRSAENKISGVFIDTGESINSLSIKFDKEDSSDFLPKEGFVGRGDSGGPIFLIDESNSTIEYVLLGATCCGNTPGSNHGIYDSNAFFSSSYDLLDWINTNLPLQVVSSSGDGSYSLNQLGFNKLPFSMSASGSSNSSCSGYECYSSFHKTSKKYYNANISDTVTLDSISIADNVFLSSNGKLILNNNLTLSGNLNSNSSELVINFGSSSTTGLSTIGDGTISNLTGEVILNNQSVLSGIGQINTKELKLNSSKINPGNSIGTLKINGNTTFDENSELIVEHNPLGSSDLLIVDGQISLSGTLTIKPLQDGSNFFKKGLKVDFLQSSNIIGTFNNLIFNDTNRIAGYLAAELSTDKKSFTYSNPNYLTLADGPANIEVAKQLNNISSIEGSNLSLKNNIQSLLDEINLSKNLNNLNNGLSFFAPNLNHSIGAELTNFIFLKNNLEKVNTDSFSSNISYKNINQSNMNEANSKSMFLSFGINPFLLGINIDQTDSSGLVEFESDNISFFGKYLFGKFNDFSINLIHTNADVEEIRSRTFQNITTSGLNNIYLVNNYDLSLTSFTFDYSRKSNLRENEDNGWSYKSVFSFSVNNLDAPGFSENNHPNGLDITYESIDNIFLGIGFSAYSYKENIFNSPNLFFTSSLNLNFTNSLGSRNSYIDKNLGSFQINIEDSFEDLFQVAAELIYRADRVDYGFGINLSNTLSNFAIGVKVNLQ, encoded by the coding sequence ATGAAAAAGATAACAAATAAAATTCTTATTATTTTTGCTATTTTAAATTGTAATTTTTCTCTAGCAATAATTTTCAATGATTCCATGGGAGATGTTAAAACCACATTTAATTCTGACAACGAATTTCCATATGTAGGTCTTAATGTTATTTATTATGGCGAGAATGCCATATCGTCATGTAGTGCTACATTAATAAATCCCAGAACCGTTATTTCTGCAGCTCACTGCATACCTGAGACATCTACCAATGGAACTACATATAATTCTGTTTTTATGCTCGGCAATGATTTAAGAGATGCTTCTCAACCTCTATACGGAAATCTTGCAACGATTAGACCGGACAAAGCTGTTACTGCTGGAAGTAATATTTTCAATGAAAAATATTTTGAAAATGGAGGCAGAGGTGGTTCCGCATACGACTTAACTATCATGTCGTTGGATACACCGATATATTTGGATTCTTTTCCATCTTTACCAAATTCGACTCCGAAAGTTGGAGATAAAGTGGCAATAGTTGGTTATGGAATAATTGGTTATGGAAGCAGTGGATACGATTATGATAATCCAGCTGATGAAAATTTAGCCGATTACAAAAGAAGATCAGCTGAGAATAAAATTTCAGGTGTTTTTATAGATACCGGTGAATCTATAAACTCTTTAAGCATAAAATTTGATAAAGAAGATTCTAGCGATTTTTTACCTAAGGAAGGATTTGTCGGTAGAGGCGATAGCGGTGGTCCAATTTTTTTAATCGATGAGTCCAATTCAACTATTGAATATGTATTGCTTGGAGCAACTTGTTGCGGGAATACACCTGGCTCAAACCACGGAATATATGACAGTAATGCTTTTTTTAGCTCCTCTTACGATTTACTTGACTGGATCAATACAAATTTACCTTTACAAGTTGTAAGCTCTAGTGGAGATGGTTCCTACTCATTAAATCAATTAGGTTTTAATAAACTCCCTTTTTCAATGAGCGCCTCTGGATCTTCAAATTCTTCGTGCAGCGGTTACGAATGTTATTCAAGTTTTCATAAGACCAGCAAAAAATACTACAACGCAAATATTTCGGATACTGTAACTCTTGACTCCATATCAATTGCTGACAACGTGTTTCTTTCAAGCAATGGAAAATTAATTCTAAATAATAATCTAACTCTATCAGGAAATCTAAATTCTAATTCTAGTGAACTAGTAATAAATTTTGGGTCTTCCTCAACGACGGGTTTATCGACTATTGGCGATGGAACTATTTCTAATTTAACCGGAGAAGTAATTTTAAACAATCAAAGCGTTCTTTCTGGAATAGGACAAATTAATACTAAAGAGCTTAAATTAAATAGTTCAAAAATAAATCCAGGCAATAGTATTGGAACTTTAAAAATTAATGGAAATACTACTTTTGACGAAAATTCAGAATTAATTGTTGAACATAACCCATTAGGTTCTTCTGATTTGTTAATTGTAGATGGACAAATTTCTTTATCTGGAACCCTGACAATTAAGCCTCTTCAAGATGGATCTAACTTTTTTAAAAAAGGACTTAAAGTTGATTTTTTGCAATCTTCAAACATTATTGGAACTTTTAATAATTTAATTTTTAATGACACTAATAGAATTGCTGGTTATCTTGCCGCTGAATTATCTACTGATAAAAAAAGTTTTACTTATTCGAATCCTAATTACTTAACTTTAGCCGATGGTCCTGCCAATATAGAAGTAGCCAAACAGTTGAATAATATTTCTAGTATCGAAGGTAGTAATTTGTCTTTGAAAAATAACATCCAAAGTTTATTGGATGAAATTAATTTAAGCAAAAATCTTAATAATTTGAATAATGGTCTTAGTTTCTTTGCTCCAAATTTAAATCATTCAATAGGCGCTGAACTAACTAACTTTATTTTTTTAAAAAATAATTTAGAAAAAGTTAACACGGATAGTTTCTCTAGCAATATTTCTTATAAAAATATAAACCAATCAAATATGAATGAAGCAAATTCTAAAAGTATGTTTTTATCCTTTGGAATAAATCCCTTTTTACTAGGAATAAATATTGACCAAACGGACTCGAGCGGTCTAGTAGAATTTGAAAGTGATAATATTTCTTTTTTTGGAAAATATTTATTTGGAAAATTCAATGATTTTTCAATCAATTTGATTCACACAAATGCTGATGTAGAGGAAATTAGATCAAGAACATTTCAAAACATAACCACTTCTGGATTAAATAATATCTACTTAGTTAATAATTATGATTTATCCTTAACGTCATTCACTTTCGACTATTCAAGAAAATCTAATTTAAGAGAAAATGAAGATAATGGATGGAGCTATAAATCAGTTTTTAGCTTTTCAGTAAACAATCTGGATGCACCTGGCTTTTCCGAAAATAATCACCCTAATGGTTTAGATATAACTTATGAATCAATTGATAATATCTTTCTTGGAATAGGTTTTTCAGCTTATTCCTATAAAGAAAATATATTTAATTCTCCAAATTTATTTTTTACTTCTTCTTTAAATTTAAATTTTACAAATTCTTTAGGTAGCAGAAACTCTTATATTGATAAAAACTTAGGGAGTTTCCAAATAAATATTGAAGATTCTTTTGAGGACTTGTTTCAAGTTGCAGCAGAATTAATATACAGAGCCGATCGAGTAGATTACGGGTTCGGAATCAACCTTTCAAACACTCTCAGTAACTTTGCTATCGGTGTAAAAGTAAACTTGCAATAA